The following proteins are encoded in a genomic region of Brachyspira pilosicoli:
- the rplQ gene encoding 50S ribosomal protein L17 — protein MRHRVTVKKFNKTTAHKKAMFNNMITSLFKYEKIETTKEKGRALKQLADKLIYRAKVDNVHNRRLVSKYVKDKAILAKLFKDIAPKYANKNGGFVRKILSYKRFGDGADMCIVMLCDSDSSSANKTEAK, from the coding sequence ATGAGACATAGAGTTACTGTTAAAAAATTTAATAAAACTACTGCCCACAAAAAGGCTATGTTTAACAATATGATAACTTCTCTTTTCAAATATGAGAAAATTGAAACTACTAAAGAGAAAGGTAGAGCTTTAAAACAATTAGCTGATAAGTTAATTTATAGAGCTAAAGTTGATAATGTTCATAATAGAAGATTGGTTTCTAAATATGTAAAAGATAAAGCAATACTTGCTAAACTTTTCAAAGATATTGCTCCTAAATATGCTAATAAAAATGGCGGGTTCGTAAGAAAAATCTTATCATACAAAAGATTTGGTGATGGAGCTGATATGTGTATTGTGATGTTATGCGATTCTGATAGCTCATCTGCTAATAAAACTGAAGCAAAATAA
- the dnaX gene encoding DNA polymerase III subunit gamma/tau has product MAENYKVIARKYRPQTFEEVIGQEHITKTISKSIAQKKIAHAYLFSGAHGVGKTSLARIIAKALNCVNGPTDKPCGVCPSCTQIENGTPLDVIEIDGASNRGIENIRTIIENVRISPVAGKYKVYIIDEVHQITNEAFNALLKTLEEPPSHVVFILATTEADRVLPTIRSRCQQYIFKSLGIEDLEKILKSILDKENIAYDDEAIFLIAKQARGSVRDSETILEKMIAYTADKKHITSADVIAVVGGNNFSFVKEFFDVMISKDKKNYFQFVKKLFEESVDPRTFINNLIDYMRVVLMIKSGIDDIKLLEITENERDDLKTFANNYSDDEIERMLDYILNVEERIRNASNARVIFEMRMLLLLDTDNLIRPVDIISSSNVQTVSDTNEDYGLSNDNIQKPKEINNAPKPAYDVPLSPNDKRHIFYNKILSYVETESPTIYSLLSQGNPIESKGATLIVAIPEHIYDMVQSDKRISALIASAIPKFTKNKDVAIQFQKAVEGNVIDKLKTRLQATEVDESSLQ; this is encoded by the coding sequence ATGGCTGAAAACTATAAAGTAATAGCAAGAAAATATCGTCCGCAAACTTTTGAAGAGGTGATAGGACAGGAACATATTACAAAAACAATATCTAAAAGTATAGCACAAAAAAAAATAGCACATGCTTATCTTTTTTCTGGAGCTCATGGTGTAGGTAAAACATCTCTTGCAAGAATTATAGCAAAGGCCTTAAACTGTGTTAATGGTCCTACAGATAAACCATGCGGGGTTTGTCCTTCTTGTACGCAAATAGAAAATGGCACTCCTTTAGATGTTATTGAAATAGACGGTGCAAGCAATAGAGGTATAGAAAATATAAGAACAATAATAGAAAATGTACGCATATCGCCTGTTGCTGGTAAATATAAAGTATATATTATAGATGAGGTTCACCAGATTACTAATGAAGCTTTTAATGCTTTACTTAAAACATTAGAAGAGCCGCCTTCCCATGTTGTATTTATACTTGCTACTACTGAAGCAGACAGAGTACTCCCAACAATAAGAAGCCGATGTCAGCAGTATATTTTTAAGTCTTTGGGTATAGAAGATTTAGAGAAGATTCTTAAAAGTATATTAGACAAAGAAAATATTGCTTATGATGATGAGGCTATATTTTTGATAGCAAAACAGGCAAGGGGTTCTGTTCGTGATAGTGAAACTATATTAGAAAAGATGATAGCCTATACTGCAGACAAAAAACATATTACAAGTGCTGATGTTATAGCTGTGGTTGGGGGGAATAATTTTTCTTTTGTTAAAGAGTTTTTTGATGTAATGATTTCAAAAGACAAAAAAAATTATTTTCAATTTGTTAAAAAACTATTTGAAGAGTCTGTTGACCCGAGAACATTCATTAATAATTTAATTGATTATATGCGTGTTGTACTTATGATAAAGAGCGGTATTGATGATATTAAATTATTAGAGATAACAGAAAATGAGAGAGATGACTTAAAGACTTTTGCTAATAATTATAGCGATGATGAGATAGAGAGAATGCTTGATTATATATTAAATGTAGAAGAGCGTATAAGAAATGCTTCTAATGCGAGGGTAATATTTGAGATGCGTATGCTTTTACTTCTTGATACAGACAATTTGATTCGTCCTGTAGACATTATATCTTCAAGCAATGTTCAAACTGTTTCTGACACTAATGAAGACTATGGGCTTAGTAATGATAATATTCAAAAACCTAAAGAAATTAATAATGCTCCTAAACCAGCTTATGATGTTCCTCTTAGCCCGAATGACAAAAGGCATATATTCTATAATAAAATTCTTTCATATGTTGAAACAGAAAGCCCAACAATATATTCTTTGTTATCGCAAGGAAACCCAATAGAAAGTAAAGGTGCAACATTAATAGTAGCTATTCCAGAGCATATTTATGATATGGTTCAATCTGATAAAAGAATATCAGCCTTAATAGCGAGTGCTATACCAAAGTTTACAAAAAATAAAGATGTAGCCATACAGTTTCAAAAGGCAGTAGAAGGTAATGTGATAGATAAATTAAAAACTCGCCTTCAAGCAACCGAGGTTGACGAGAGTTCTTTACAATAA
- a CDS encoding DNA-directed RNA polymerase subunit alpha: MALKEILESIRHPHRVTFEARDLTPNYGKFVAQPFERGYATTIGNALRRVLLSSIPGYAITAIKIDGVTNEFENVPGMKEDTIVMIMHLKNVVVALPENVDAKTIHVKKEGPCTVTAADFAQADADVTVFNPEHHIATIAEGYTFEMDVQIESGYNYVPAEVNMELLEDVNAIAIDAIYSPIVSVKFAVDDVRVGQRINYYGKLTLEIETKGNIAPEKALSWAAKLLRDNLTPFMLPEEANGDDEKIEETPKDSVLDSLKDKHVEEVEFSVRTANFLISSDLKTLDKVALKTDADLLRLIGANEMIIEEIKEKLAEYNAHLGMRG; encoded by the coding sequence ATGGCATTAAAAGAAATATTAGAATCTATTAGACATCCGCATAGAGTTACATTTGAAGCTAGAGATTTAACTCCTAATTATGGTAAATTTGTAGCACAGCCTTTTGAAAGAGGATATGCCACTACTATTGGAAATGCTCTAAGAAGAGTATTATTATCATCTATACCTGGATATGCTATTACTGCTATCAAAATAGATGGCGTTACTAATGAATTTGAAAATGTTCCTGGTATGAAAGAAGACACAATAGTGATGATTATGCATCTTAAAAATGTTGTGGTAGCTCTTCCTGAAAATGTTGATGCTAAAACTATACATGTTAAAAAAGAAGGTCCTTGTACAGTTACTGCTGCTGATTTCGCTCAAGCTGATGCCGATGTAACAGTATTTAATCCGGAACATCATATTGCTACTATAGCTGAAGGTTATACTTTTGAAATGGATGTTCAGATAGAATCAGGTTATAATTATGTGCCTGCTGAAGTGAATATGGAGTTGCTTGAAGATGTGAATGCTATAGCTATAGATGCTATATATTCTCCTATAGTAAGTGTGAAATTTGCTGTTGATGATGTTAGAGTGGGTCAGCGTATAAATTATTATGGTAAACTTACTTTAGAAATAGAAACTAAAGGTAATATTGCCCCTGAAAAAGCTCTATCTTGGGCAGCTAAATTGCTTAGAGATAATCTCACTCCTTTTATGCTTCCTGAAGAGGCTAATGGAGATGATGAAAAAATAGAAGAAACTCCTAAAGATTCTGTACTTGATTCTTTAAAAGATAAACATGTTGAAGAAGTTGAGTTTTCTGTTAGAACTGCTAATTTCTTAATATCTTCTGATCTTAAAACTTTAGATAAGGTTGCTCTTAAAACTGATGCTGATTTGTTAAGATTAATCGGTGCTAATGAAATGATTATAGAAGAAATTAAAGAAAAGCTTGCAGAATATAATGCTCATCTTGGTATGAGAGGCTAA
- a CDS encoding DUF1349 domain-containing protein codes for MKSFLKEELFWIRKPRKILIDDEKIEIYTEPNTDLWQRTYYGFRNDNAPVLQTKTSDKYFSFTVKTLFESKRRFDQCGVAIYIDSENWFKASIEYENEDYQRLGSVVTNNGYSDWATQDISASIKEMYYRLSRRESDFLIEYSEDGKTFKQMRIFHLFKGNDEISFGIYACSPEASSFRAVFSDMHITECKWLEHK; via the coding sequence ATGAAAAGTTTTTTAAAAGAAGAATTATTTTGGATTAGAAAGCCTCGAAAAATATTAATTGATGATGAGAAAATAGAAATATATACAGAGCCTAATACAGACCTTTGGCAGAGAACATATTATGGCTTTAGAAATGACAATGCTCCTGTACTCCAAACTAAAACAAGTGATAAATATTTTTCTTTTACTGTAAAGACTTTATTTGAAAGTAAGCGCCGTTTTGACCAATGCGGAGTTGCAATTTATATAGACAGTGAGAATTGGTTTAAGGCTTCAATAGAATATGAGAATGAAGATTATCAGCGTTTGGGAAGTGTTGTTACAAATAACGGATATTCTGATTGGGCTACTCAAGATATATCAGCTTCTATAAAAGAGATGTATTATAGATTAAGCAGAAGGGAAAGTGATTTTTTAATTGAATACAGCGAAGATGGTAAAACTTTTAAGCAGATGAGGATATTTCATTTATTTAAAGGCAATGATGAGATAAGTTTTGGAATATATGCATGCAGTCCTGAGGCTTCATCTTTTAGAGCAGTATTTTCAGATATGCATATAACAGAATGTAAATGGCTTGAGCATAAATAA
- the rho gene encoding transcription termination factor Rho: MSEDNNLEFSADENVVPLKKVRKVRKVVRKVVAKTQEEEKEEVSAVEDDNNKEEENNNKIQRPFDVLYISQLSVLTFDELIDFAENYGIKKDTNSNLRRQELMHLIVKSHINLEGKVVAEGTLETLQDGFGFLRSKNTNYLVGSDDIYISPAQIRLFGLRTGDVISGEVRPPKDNAGEKFFALLRIESVNGEKPDNLHRRPLFDKLTPIFPNERINLEFAPNKISTRIINLVSPIGKGQRGLIVAPPKAGKTMMLQEIANAICKNYPDIKLFILLIDERPEEVTDMKRQVPEAEVIASTFDELPEKHCQVSEMVLEKAKRLVENKHDVVIILDSITRLSRAYNLVVPASGKVLTGGVDSNALHKPKKFFGAARNIEEGGSLTIIASALVDTGSKMDDYIYEEFKGTGNMELHLERKFANRRIFPAIDIDSSSTRRDDLLLNEEELAKMNLVRSVQGQGINIDEYDFIEKMIAKMKNTKDNSEFLKLLNS, encoded by the coding sequence ATGTCTGAAGATAACAATTTAGAGTTTTCTGCTGATGAAAATGTTGTGCCTTTGAAAAAGGTGAGAAAGGTAAGAAAAGTTGTTAGAAAGGTAGTTGCTAAGACTCAAGAAGAAGAAAAAGAAGAAGTTTCTGCTGTTGAAGATGACAATAATAAAGAAGAAGAGAATAATAATAAAATTCAAAGACCTTTTGATGTACTTTACATTAGCCAATTAAGTGTTTTAACTTTTGATGAATTAATAGATTTTGCTGAAAATTACGGCATTAAGAAAGATACTAACAGCAATTTAAGAAGACAGGAATTAATGCATTTAATAGTAAAATCTCATATTAATTTAGAAGGTAAAGTTGTTGCTGAGGGTACATTAGAAACTTTGCAAGACGGATTTGGTTTCTTACGTTCTAAAAACACAAATTATTTAGTAGGCTCTGATGACATATATATATCTCCTGCACAAATTAGACTTTTCGGACTTAGAACAGGGGATGTTATTAGCGGAGAAGTAAGACCTCCTAAAGATAATGCAGGTGAAAAGTTTTTTGCTTTGCTTAGAATAGAATCTGTTAATGGCGAAAAGCCTGATAATTTGCATAGAAGACCTTTATTTGATAAGCTTACACCAATATTTCCTAATGAAAGAATTAATTTAGAGTTTGCTCCAAATAAAATCTCTACTCGTATTATAAACTTAGTATCTCCTATAGGTAAAGGACAAAGAGGATTAATAGTAGCACCCCCTAAAGCTGGTAAAACTATGATGCTTCAGGAGATTGCTAATGCTATATGTAAAAACTATCCAGATATTAAACTTTTCATTCTTCTTATAGATGAGCGTCCTGAAGAGGTTACTGACATGAAAAGACAAGTTCCAGAGGCTGAAGTTATTGCTTCTACTTTTGATGAACTTCCAGAAAAGCATTGTCAAGTTTCAGAGATGGTATTAGAGAAGGCTAAGAGATTAGTTGAAAATAAACATGATGTTGTAATTATATTAGATTCTATAACAAGGCTTTCAAGGGCTTATAACTTAGTAGTGCCTGCAAGCGGTAAGGTATTAACAGGAGGAGTTGATTCTAATGCACTTCATAAGCCTAAAAAATTCTTCGGCGCTGCTCGTAATATAGAAGAGGGCGGCTCTCTTACAATAATCGCTTCTGCTTTAGTTGATACTGGAAGTAAGATGGACGATTATATTTACGAAGAGTTTAAGGGTACTGGTAATATGGAGCTTCATTTAGAGAGGAAGTTTGCTAATAGAAGAATATTCCCTGCTATTGATATAGATTCTTCTTCTACAAGGAGAGATGATTTACTTCTTAATGAGGAAGAGCTTGCTAAGATGAATCTTGTTAGAAGTGTTCAGGGTCAGGGTATCAATATTGATGAATACGACTTTATTGAGAAGATGATAGCTAAAATGAAAAATACTAAAGATAATTCTGAGTTTTTAAAATTATTAAACTCATGA
- a CDS encoding Smr/MutS family protein, producing MSDKYDDERLFKFFVEHGYFPKDYEENKVLKKEIKKESETSNKNTLNHPAKNEEYKETYKDNITNNYTVSEEERLLFLNAIKNLDCSNHSKKEFPKKNVKFKPKIKNAVPKEKIDLHGLTADRALIEVKHFIGECKKNKISPILIIHGKGFGSENKIPVLKNIVEYYIATEGKPYIKYAADAPRELGGSGAKLIYLTL from the coding sequence ATGTCTGATAAATATGATGATGAGAGGCTATTTAAATTTTTTGTAGAGCATGGCTATTTTCCAAAAGATTATGAAGAAAATAAAGTTCTAAAAAAAGAAATAAAAAAAGAAAGTGAAACATCAAATAAAAATACTCTCAATCATCCAGCTAAAAACGAAGAATATAAAGAAACCTATAAAGATAATATAACTAATAATTATACTGTAAGTGAAGAAGAAAGACTTTTATTTTTAAATGCTATTAAAAACCTTGATTGCAGCAATCATTCAAAAAAAGAGTTTCCAAAAAAGAATGTCAAATTTAAGCCAAAAATAAAAAATGCCGTTCCAAAGGAAAAAATAGATTTGCATGGTCTTACAGCTGATAGAGCTTTAATTGAAGTAAAGCATTTTATCGGTGAATGCAAAAAGAATAAAATAAGCCCAATACTTATAATACATGGAAAAGGTTTTGGAAGCGAAAATAAAATACCAGTATTAAAAAACATAGTTGAATATTATATTGCTACAGAGGGCAAGCCTTATATAAAATATGCTGCTGATGCTCCGAGGGAATTAGGAGGCTCTGGTGCAAAATTAATTTATTTAACTTTATAA